One region of Lytechinus pictus isolate F3 Inbred chromosome 8, Lp3.0, whole genome shotgun sequence genomic DNA includes:
- the LOC129266326 gene encoding short transient receptor potential channel 5-like: protein MGEDDTEVDLTPQEQFFLAASKGDVAAITLLIDGRPENGVDINAKDESGMSALNLAVSEGYLAVMYPLLEANVHIGDAMLRAVDADFHEAVRVLLQFADEKDESGRMAIINCRCESSDIHPDVTPIIRAAQLNSFAIVKMLLEADLLIPELQDDAFTEMAVDDLQRSVGTLEVYGGLASEAYVCLASTDPIDRAFTLCGTMKRIALLEVEFKVRYLELADRMEKLAAELVSYARDSEEITTVLTFQETTRSGTSNGGAVNQRHIGTLPKVTQAIQYEQRKFVAHPNCQQSVSAQFYRHLAHLRDKPAIFNLLAFIGLVLAFPFVSILYKLSVSKKIRKLVRTPYVKFVMQAGADFTLLSILMNIDTSSHLINVYLTRNQYILHIFLLLFVLGIAWKEVQLAYLWGIKKITSSFTHLRDTLISVLLFAYFVLTFVSIYQEMGTCIANPYVRSLRQSVNETPTIEPEAIQVLDDFTVKVKDITRFKLQDMSIVLSDQSQEVVDTIIRDIIDDLGCGCTTSTALPMAPGEVNLSETQPTALPHCESSFLSREWNDPSLIGNAIFSVVTVLTFSRMMSYLIANEYLGQLVISVSDMVKGTSTFFIVVIGVIISFSSAMTFNYNIYSEEDGERCKANPAGDGCGQQIYFYKNLGRSMLSLYWSLFGLIDRKSLSLEGMPAVIEGAGGLLYASFYIFAVLVLLNALIAVMSNVFNKVEENADMEWKFARTKLWMSFIDDTITVPPPFNLLPDYSNIRRRLRLCRRKRRNLKNQKEIDQCSINMNELQLRKRTFKRVDLANYQRIMRRLVERFIAEQTAQEANAQGDITVADIRNLRNDVVSLRYDTFKQLCQMNEELDSTKQQSTDISGQSCQANEVFTRTDKIKDEVDDYSSRLADVQSELTQKLEILPALDELMQELAQMHKLQGMPKNVGKKVHDIVGYYEEVKEIVEKEKKNPPRTSSFIRSMLNVTTKTENGENTWL from the exons ATGGGGGAGGATGATACAGAAGTAGACCTAACTCCGCAGGAACAGTTCTTCTTGGCTGCATCGAAAGGCGACGTCGCGGCCATCACCCTTCTGATCGATGGCCGCCCTGAGAATGGTGTCGACATCAACGCTAAGGATGAAAGTGGAATGAGTGCTTTGAATCTAGCAGTGTCGGAAGGCTATCTAG CTGTGATGTATCCTTTGTTGGAGGCGAACGTACATATTGGTGACGCCATGTTGAGAGCGGTCGATGCCGACTTCCACGAGGCCGTGCGAGTCCTATTACAATTCGCTGATGAAAAG GATGAGAGTGGGCGGATGGCAATAATCAATTGCAGATGCGAATCAAGCGATATTCACCCAGATGTGACACCAATTATTAGGGCGGCACAGCTCAATAGCTTCGCAATCGTGAAG ATGCTGTTGGAAGCGGATCTCTTGATCCCAGAGCTACAAGATGATGCCTTCACGGAGATGGCAGTTGATGATCTCCAGCGGTCCGTGGGAACCCTTGAGGTCTACGGGGGTTTGGCAAGCGAGGCTTACGTATGCCTAGCAAGCACCGATCCGATCGACAGAGCGTTTACACTTTGTGGGACTATGAAACGGATAGCACTTCTGGAG GTGGAATTCAAAGTTCGATATCTAGAACTTGCCGATAGAATGGAGAAGTTGGCTGCCGAACTCGTTTCATATGCCAGAGATTCTGAGGAG ATCACAACAGTCCTTACATTCCAAGAAACGACTAGGTCTGGTACATCGAATGGGGGCGCTGTTAATCAGCGCCATATTGGTACACTCCCGAAGGTTACACAAGCTATTCAGTATGAACAGAGAAAG TTTGTTGCGCATCCAAACTGCCAGCAATCGGTATCGGCGCAGTTCTACCGCCATCTCGCCCACCTCCGCGATAAACCAGCCATCTTTAACCTGCTAGCTTTCATCGGTCTTGTCTTGGCGTTCCCATTCGTATCCATCCTCTACAAGCTTTCTGTCTCCAAAAAGATTCGCAAGCTCGTCAGAACTCC CTACGTGAAGTTTGTTATGCAGGCAGGAGCAGACTTCACGTTACTCTCCATTCTAATGAACATAGATACATCGTCTCATCTGATCAACGTTTACTTGACCCGGAACCAGTATATTCTTCATATCTTTCTCCTATTATTCGTGCTTG GGATAGCTTGGAAGGAGGTTCAACTGGCATATCTATGGGGGATCAAGAAGATTACGTCATCCTTCACGCATCTCAGAGACACGTTGATTTCAGTCCTGCTCTTTGCCTACTTCGTACTGACATTCGTTAGTATTTATCAAGAAATG GGGACATGCATAGCTAATCCGTATGTACGATCTCTTCGCCAATCAGTCAACGAAACACCAACCATAGAACCGGAAGCTATTCAAGTCCTTGATGACTTCACTGTAAAAGTCAAAGACATCACCAGATTCAAACTCCAAGACATGTCAATCGTCCTCAGTGACCAATCACAGGAGGTCGTTGACACCATCATCCGCGACATCATTGACGATCTCGGTTGCGGCTGCACGACATCGACTGCCTTGCCGATGGCTCCAGGAGAAGTGAACTTATCGGAAACGCAGCCAACTGCACTTCCACACTGCGAATCCTCTTTCTTGTCCAGGGAATGGAACGACCCATCCCTGATCGGCAATGCCATATTCAGTGTGGTCACGGTGCTCACATTCTCGAGAATGATGTCATACCTGATTGCCAATGAGTACCTTGGCCAGCTGGTCATCTCTGTAAGTGACATGGTGAAAGGGACATCGACTTTCTTCATCGTCGTCATCGGtgtcatcatttctttctccTCTGCGATGACCTTTAACTATAACATCTACAGCGAGGAGGATGGAGAGAGATGCAAGGCGAATCCCGCCGGCGATGGCTGCGGCCAACAAATTTACTTCTATAAAAA TCTTGGTCGCAGCATGCTGAGTCTTTACTGGTCACTTTTTGGTCTGATTGACCGGAAGTCCCTTAGCCTTGAGGGGATGCCGGCTGTCATAGAAGGAGCAGGAGGTCTTCTCTACGCTTCGTTTTACATCTTCGCCGTCTTGGTTCTACTCAACGCCCTTATTGCTGTCATGAGTAACGTCTTCAACAAAGTAGAG GAGAATGCCGACATGGAGTGGAAATTTGCCCGAACCAAACTTTGGATGAGTTTCATTGACGATACCATAACGGTCCCACCGCCATTCAATCTGCTGCCGGATTACAGCAACATTAGACGACGGCTTCGGTTGTGCCGGCGGAAGCGTCGTAACCTAAAGAACCAGAAAGAAATAGACCAATGTTCCATA aATATGAATGAATTGCAGCTGAGAAAGAGAACATTTAAACGAGTTGATTTAGCCAATTATCAG CGGATCATGCGTCGGCTTGTAGAACGTTTCATTGCTGAGCAGACGGCCCAAGAAGCGAATGCGCAGGGAGACATCACCGTGGCTGACATCCGAAATCTAAGGAACGATGTCGTCTCATTAAG ATACGATACCTTCAAGCAGTTGTGTCAGATGAACGAAGAACTTGACAGCACGAAGCAGCAAAGCACTGATATCAGCGGTCAGTCCTGCCAGGCAAACGAAGTGTTCACACGAACAGACAAGATTAAGGATGAG GTGGATGATTATAGCTCTCGGCTGGCCGATGTCCAATCAGAACTCACCCAGAAGTTAGAGATCCTTCCCGCCCTTGACGAACTGATGCAGGAGTTGGCGCAGATGCATAAGCTACAGGGGATGCCCAAGAATGTCGGGAAGAAGGTACACGACATCGTAGGCTACTACGAGGAAGTGAAGGAGATCgtggagaaggagaagaagaaccCTCCTAGAACCAGCTCGTTCATACGCTCGATGTTGAACGTAACCACGAAAACGGAGAACGGGGAAAA cACTTGGTTATAG